The Verrucomicrobium spinosum DSM 4136 = JCM 18804 genome includes a region encoding these proteins:
- a CDS encoding glycosyltransferase, whose amino-acid sequence MAHYLLVPFGSAGDVNPFIWMGRLLKARGHDVELITSPLFDDAARRAELRFTGVGSKDEYEKILSHPDLWKPYKGTALVFEMAGKLLRPFYETIAGRIRPGETVLAAPFTMMAARAAREKFKCPLVTVHLQPVCFLSVHDTPIIMPGTEWMLKLPVWAKKILFSLPNPSDFKLTPQVKAMCREINIPSPRRVVPDWMHSPDANLALFPEWFAAPQPDWPANTHTVGFPLADLRTLFELPADLATWLQEGTKPVLFTPGTGNTQATAFFREGLAACEKLGLRALLGTSFPEQLPSPLPSFARHFAYLPFSEVLPHVSAFVHHGGIGTLSQGLAAGVPQLIMPMGHDQPDNVMRLQRLGTGDYLAPKQFKAGAVAAKLNHLVRDGTVKEAAERASTLCRADEPAARAVAVMESAGAAARSGRYLFQCP is encoded by the coding sequence ATGGCCCACTACCTCCTCGTTCCCTTTGGCAGTGCCGGTGACGTCAACCCATTCATCTGGATGGGCCGTCTGCTCAAGGCGCGCGGACACGATGTGGAGTTGATCACCTCCCCGCTCTTCGACGATGCCGCCCGTCGGGCTGAACTCCGTTTTACCGGCGTGGGCAGCAAGGATGAGTACGAGAAGATCCTGAGTCACCCCGATCTCTGGAAACCGTACAAGGGCACCGCGCTGGTCTTTGAGATGGCAGGCAAGCTGTTGCGTCCGTTCTATGAAACTATCGCCGGGCGCATCCGCCCCGGCGAGACCGTCCTGGCCGCACCTTTCACCATGATGGCCGCCCGCGCTGCGAGGGAGAAGTTCAAGTGCCCCCTGGTCACCGTGCATCTGCAGCCCGTCTGCTTCCTGAGCGTACATGACACACCCATCATCATGCCCGGCACCGAGTGGATGCTGAAGCTGCCGGTTTGGGCCAAGAAGATCCTCTTCTCCCTGCCGAACCCTTCAGATTTTAAGCTCACGCCCCAAGTCAAAGCGATGTGCCGGGAGATCAACATCCCGAGTCCTCGACGCGTAGTGCCCGACTGGATGCACTCCCCCGATGCAAACCTCGCACTGTTCCCGGAGTGGTTCGCCGCCCCCCAGCCCGACTGGCCAGCCAACACCCACACCGTCGGCTTTCCTCTAGCCGACCTCCGCACGCTTTTCGAGCTCCCGGCCGATCTTGCCACCTGGCTCCAGGAAGGCACCAAGCCGGTACTATTCACCCCGGGAACCGGCAACACCCAGGCCACCGCGTTCTTCCGTGAGGGGTTGGCAGCGTGCGAGAAACTCGGGCTGCGAGCCTTGCTGGGCACAAGCTTCCCCGAGCAATTACCCTCGCCTCTCCCTTCGTTCGCGCGACACTTTGCCTATCTGCCTTTCAGCGAGGTGCTCCCGCACGTCTCCGCCTTTGTCCACCATGGAGGCATCGGCACACTCTCCCAGGGGCTGGCTGCCGGGGTGCCCCAGCTCATCATGCCCATGGGGCACGATCAACCGGACAACGTGATGCGCCTGCAAAGGCTCGGCACAGGGGATTACCTTGCCCCGAAGCAGTTCAAAGCCGGGGCCGTGGCAGCGAAGCTCAACCACCTGGTGCGAGATGGAACGGTCAAAGAGGCAGCCGAACGCGCCTCCACCCTGTGCCGTGCTGATGAACCCGCAGCCAGGGCGGTCGCCGTAATGGAGTCGGCAGGTGCCGCGGCAAGATCAGGACGCTACCTGTTCCAATGTCCTTAA
- a CDS encoding Gfo/Idh/MocA family protein, with the protein MNPTTLQALNRRSFLGHSAALTPVLFPFVLKGATGADAKNADTLKIGLVGCGGRGTGAAQQALSADYNTTLFAVADAFAEKAEASVKMLGDSFAKRVDVPKERQFIGLDAYQKLIDICDVVILASPPGFRPAHLAAAVEAGKHIFCEKPMAVDPAGYRVALDAIKKSQEKKLSVVAGYCWRRSASRVEAFKRLHDGQIGELASVFATYYTGPVKPMPEASARKPEWSDVEWQVRNWYNFSWLSGDGLVEQAIHSVDKLCWALKDADPISCVATGGRQLPNEGGNIFDHFHVAYEFPNNVMAHLGCRQIKGCYNENADYIRGTKGALIIGRGDKPFIDGEDRWRFRGEEKNMYQVEHDELFAAIRKGEVLNDGTWMLHSTMVGIMGRMSAYSGKKITWQEAITSDEDLAPETTLKWGDKFEPSPIARPGLIKA; encoded by the coding sequence ATGAATCCCACTACACTGCAAGCGCTCAACCGCCGTTCGTTCCTGGGCCACTCCGCCGCCCTCACCCCGGTGTTGTTTCCTTTTGTCCTGAAGGGGGCGACGGGCGCTGACGCGAAGAATGCTGATACCTTGAAGATCGGCCTGGTGGGTTGCGGTGGCCGTGGCACGGGCGCGGCCCAGCAGGCGCTGAGTGCGGACTATAACACCACTCTCTTTGCCGTGGCAGATGCCTTTGCGGAGAAGGCTGAGGCCAGCGTGAAAATGCTGGGTGACAGCTTTGCCAAACGGGTGGACGTGCCCAAGGAGCGCCAGTTTATCGGGCTGGATGCATACCAAAAGCTGATTGATATCTGTGATGTGGTGATCCTCGCCAGCCCTCCCGGATTCCGTCCGGCCCATCTGGCGGCCGCTGTCGAGGCAGGCAAGCATATCTTTTGTGAGAAGCCCATGGCCGTGGATCCGGCCGGCTATCGTGTGGCCCTGGACGCCATCAAGAAGTCCCAGGAGAAGAAACTCAGTGTGGTGGCTGGCTACTGCTGGCGTCGCAGTGCGTCGCGTGTGGAAGCCTTCAAGCGCCTGCATGATGGCCAGATCGGTGAGCTGGCTTCCGTCTTTGCCACTTACTACACCGGTCCGGTGAAGCCCATGCCGGAGGCCTCCGCCCGCAAGCCGGAGTGGAGTGATGTGGAATGGCAGGTGCGCAACTGGTACAACTTCTCCTGGCTGAGCGGTGATGGGCTCGTGGAGCAGGCCATCCATAGCGTGGACAAACTCTGCTGGGCCCTCAAGGACGCAGACCCGATTTCCTGCGTGGCGACGGGCGGGCGTCAGCTGCCCAATGAGGGCGGCAACATCTTCGACCACTTTCATGTGGCCTATGAGTTCCCCAACAACGTGATGGCCCATCTCGGCTGCCGCCAGATCAAAGGCTGCTACAATGAGAATGCAGACTACATCCGGGGCACCAAAGGGGCTCTCATTATCGGCCGTGGCGACAAGCCCTTCATCGACGGAGAGGACCGCTGGCGTTTCCGCGGCGAGGAGAAAAACATGTATCAGGTGGAGCATGACGAGCTCTTTGCCGCCATCCGCAAGGGCGAGGTGCTCAACGACGGCACCTGGATGCTGCACAGCACCATGGTGGGCATCATGGGCCGGATGTCCGCCTACTCAGGCAAAAAGATCACCTGGCAAGAAGCCATCACCAGCGACGAAGACTTGGCCCCTGAGACCACGCTGAAGTGGGGTGATAAATTTGAGCCAAGCCCAATCGCTCGACCCGGGCTGATCAAGGCGTGA
- a CDS encoding SLC13 family permease, translating into MNADLIKVLFALAVCVVMLVRDKPRMDVVALLVMIALPLMGLMTVPEAFAGFGDPSVILIAALFVVGEGLVRTGVTYQVGEWLLKKAGSSESRLLILLMLVVAGLGAVMSSTGVVAVFIPVVLGVSRKLKIHPGRLMMPLCFAGLTSGMMTLVGTPPNLVVDAALKQRGHDGFSFFAFTPVGLSVLGLGVGYMLLVRRWLVGDQNAAATVISRRGLSHFIEEYQLQNRGCRFRVSVGSPLAGAKLETLNLRQTHGANLISVERPGRFRSELLQPAGKTVLREGDVLLVDFFAAHNAMEFGVKMGLKRMPLRGHYFMERLNEVGMAEVAVPPESSLIGKTVLGQHFRTQHGVSVVGLRRNGAALRTGILEEKLKMGDVLLVAGPWKAIQKLRGQIQNFLVLSLPAEMDEVAPAASRAPYALVVLGIMMALMIAGAVPNVTAALIACLLMGAFGCVDFKSAYRSIHWQSLVLIAGMMPFARALETSGGVEMAVNGLTTVLGDAGPRGMLAGVFALTAMIGLFISNTATAVLMTPIALGLAEKLKVAPHAFGMTVAIAASAAFMTPVSSPVNTLVMAPGRYRFGDFVRVGVPFALLVLLVTVLVVPWLFPVR; encoded by the coding sequence ATGAATGCTGATCTGATCAAGGTGCTGTTCGCGCTGGCTGTGTGCGTGGTGATGCTGGTGCGCGATAAACCGCGGATGGATGTCGTGGCCCTGCTGGTGATGATCGCTTTGCCCCTGATGGGGCTGATGACGGTGCCGGAGGCGTTCGCAGGCTTTGGAGATCCCAGTGTCATTTTGATTGCCGCTCTCTTTGTGGTCGGGGAAGGGCTGGTGAGAACTGGCGTGACCTACCAGGTGGGGGAGTGGTTGTTGAAGAAAGCGGGCAGCAGTGAGTCGCGTCTGTTGATCCTGCTGATGCTGGTGGTGGCGGGGCTGGGGGCTGTGATGAGCTCCACTGGCGTGGTGGCGGTCTTCATTCCGGTGGTGTTGGGTGTGAGCAGGAAGCTCAAGATCCATCCGGGGCGGTTGATGATGCCGCTGTGTTTTGCCGGGCTGACGAGCGGAATGATGACTCTGGTGGGGACGCCGCCTAATCTCGTGGTGGATGCGGCATTGAAGCAGCGGGGACACGATGGATTTTCGTTCTTCGCGTTCACGCCTGTGGGACTTTCTGTGTTGGGGTTGGGGGTGGGTTACATGCTGCTGGTCAGGCGCTGGCTGGTGGGTGACCAAAACGCCGCGGCTACGGTCATAAGTCGCCGGGGTCTGTCCCACTTCATTGAGGAATACCAACTTCAGAACCGTGGATGCCGATTCCGGGTGTCTGTAGGTTCGCCGTTGGCCGGGGCAAAACTGGAGACGCTGAATCTGCGGCAGACGCATGGGGCCAACTTGATCTCTGTGGAGCGTCCCGGCCGCTTCCGATCCGAGCTGCTCCAACCGGCAGGCAAGACGGTGCTGAGGGAAGGGGATGTGCTGCTCGTGGATTTCTTCGCCGCCCACAATGCGATGGAGTTTGGTGTAAAGATGGGCCTCAAGCGGATGCCGTTGCGAGGGCACTATTTCATGGAGAGGTTAAACGAGGTGGGGATGGCGGAGGTGGCCGTACCCCCGGAGTCGTCCCTGATTGGGAAGACGGTGCTGGGGCAACATTTCCGGACGCAGCATGGGGTAAGCGTGGTGGGGCTGCGGCGGAATGGTGCGGCGCTGAGGACGGGGATTCTGGAAGAGAAACTGAAGATGGGAGACGTCCTGCTGGTGGCGGGCCCGTGGAAGGCAATCCAAAAGCTGCGGGGGCAAATTCAGAATTTTCTGGTGCTCAGTCTCCCGGCGGAGATGGATGAAGTGGCACCGGCAGCCAGCCGGGCTCCCTACGCTTTGGTGGTTTTGGGGATCATGATGGCGCTGATGATTGCCGGTGCCGTTCCGAACGTGACGGCCGCGTTGATCGCCTGTCTCCTCATGGGGGCGTTCGGTTGCGTTGATTTCAAGAGTGCCTACCGCTCCATCCATTGGCAAAGCTTGGTGCTTATCGCAGGCATGATGCCCTTTGCCCGGGCCTTGGAGACCAGTGGCGGAGTGGAGATGGCGGTGAATGGACTAACGACCGTGCTCGGAGACGCCGGGCCACGGGGGATGTTGGCCGGTGTGTTTGCTCTGACGGCGATGATTGGGCTTTTCATTTCCAATACCGCCACTGCGGTGTTGATGACTCCCATTGCGCTGGGTCTGGCGGAGAAGCTAAAGGTGGCACCTCATGCTTTCGGGATGACGGTGGCGATTGCGGCCTCCGCTGCGTTCATGACGCCGGTTTCTTCTCCGGTGAATACGCTGGTCATGGCACCTGGGCGCTATCGGTTTGGGGATTTCGTGAGAGTGGGGGTGCCGTTTGCCTTGCTGGTGCTTTTGGTGACGGTGCTGGTCGTTCCCTGGCTGTTTCCCGTGCGGTGA
- a CDS encoding L-dopachrome tautomerase-related protein: MNSPDIISQYEGTAWGGGKGGSPSMGGHRQAFSRDTRLRQWIARMSRGPVLGCCLMAALPLVAASEAPPLEVVFQLPLAPAGLTMAPDGAFLLSISFQEKPQNRVVAVNKKGESRPFPTLPISQASKEESLLLDAVEGLHTDKNGTVWMVDNGRRSELPPKLVAWDFDHNKLQRVIHLAPPSVLPDSLLHDLAVDPEYPFVYLSDPANGSDAALIVVDIGTGLGRRILQGHPSVVPEEGTQLEIDGQRHQTLRLDGSVANTQGGVSALALDRKGEWLYFGPMRSRRLYRIRTEHLRNTALAQDKLAGLVEEYASKPVCNGISLDSKGNIYVSDVGAKGVGMIAAGTKQYRVLATDSRVFWPDGLCFGTDGKLYFFTNSRKGRAGEVMTASLSAPEAPMTNYLFRLSTVGSGKVGD, from the coding sequence ATGAACTCCCCCGACATCATCAGCCAGTATGAAGGTACGGCGTGGGGGGGCGGGAAAGGGGGCTCTCCCTCCATGGGGGGGCATCGACAGGCGTTCAGCAGAGACACCCGGTTGCGCCAGTGGATCGCCAGGATGTCTCGCGGGCCAGTTTTGGGGTGTTGTTTGATGGCGGCTCTCCCGCTCGTGGCTGCATCCGAGGCTCCCCCGCTGGAGGTGGTGTTTCAGCTTCCTCTGGCCCCTGCGGGACTGACGATGGCTCCAGATGGAGCCTTCCTGCTCAGCATCAGTTTTCAGGAAAAGCCGCAGAACCGGGTGGTGGCGGTGAATAAGAAGGGGGAGTCTCGTCCCTTCCCGACCCTGCCGATCAGTCAGGCCTCTAAAGAGGAGTCGCTGCTATTGGACGCTGTGGAAGGCTTGCATACTGACAAGAATGGGACGGTGTGGATGGTGGACAACGGTCGGCGCAGCGAGCTGCCGCCCAAGCTGGTGGCTTGGGACTTTGACCACAACAAGCTCCAACGTGTCATCCATCTTGCTCCTCCTTCAGTGCTGCCAGACTCTTTGCTGCATGATCTTGCAGTGGATCCCGAGTACCCCTTTGTGTACCTCAGTGATCCTGCCAACGGTTCGGACGCAGCGTTGATTGTCGTGGATATTGGCACTGGACTTGGTCGGCGGATCCTCCAAGGCCATCCCTCGGTGGTACCTGAGGAAGGCACCCAGCTTGAGATCGACGGGCAGCGGCATCAGACGCTGCGACTGGATGGCAGTGTGGCGAATACCCAGGGCGGGGTGAGTGCGCTGGCCTTGGATCGGAAGGGGGAATGGCTCTATTTCGGCCCCATGCGGTCGCGTCGGCTCTATCGGATCCGCACGGAACATCTGCGCAACACGGCCCTGGCCCAGGACAAGCTGGCCGGGCTGGTGGAAGAGTACGCGAGCAAGCCCGTTTGCAACGGCATCAGCCTCGATTCCAAAGGTAACATCTACGTTTCAGACGTCGGGGCCAAAGGAGTTGGGATGATCGCGGCTGGCACCAAGCAATACCGAGTGCTGGCGACAGATTCCCGGGTGTTCTGGCCAGATGGTCTGTGCTTTGGCACGGATGGCAAGCTTTACTTCTTTACCAACTCACGGAAGGGACGGGCTGGTGAGGTGATGACGGCATCCCTTTCAGCACCGGAGGCTCCGATGACGAATTATCTCTTCAGGCTCTCGACTGTGGGCAGCGGAAAGGTGGGAGATTAG
- the bla gene encoding class A beta-lactamase: protein MTRSSFCKTLWHLGVAGVVVLRIVTSSAQEPAATLAAAISKLEGVEGSSGARLGVYALDLESGMEVSRRTEERFPVCSTFKVMLTAAILKQSVQDAGLMTRRVSYAKEDLVTYSPVTEKHVEGGMTVEALCAAAMQYSDNTAANLLMKILGGPGAVTAYARSIGDTQFRLDRWETELNTALPGDPRDTSNPAAMGHSLQKLALGDGLPEAQRAKLVEWLQGNTTGDKRIRAAVPPGWKVGDKTGSGDYGTANDIAILWPPGRKPIVLAIYHTQKAADAKWQNEVVAAAARVVLEAFGMLPVKG, encoded by the coding sequence ATGACGCGCTCGTCCTTTTGTAAAACGCTCTGGCACCTGGGGGTGGCGGGGGTGGTGGTGCTCCGGATCGTCACTTCATCTGCTCAAGAACCGGCCGCGACTCTGGCTGCTGCGATCAGCAAGCTCGAGGGGGTGGAAGGCTCAAGTGGCGCGCGTTTGGGTGTGTATGCACTGGATCTGGAAAGTGGCATGGAGGTGAGTCGTCGGACGGAGGAGCGGTTTCCCGTCTGTAGCACCTTCAAAGTGATGCTGACTGCGGCGATCCTGAAACAGAGTGTGCAGGATGCAGGCTTGATGACGCGGCGGGTCTCCTATGCAAAAGAGGATCTGGTGACCTATTCACCTGTCACGGAGAAGCATGTGGAAGGTGGGATGACGGTGGAGGCGTTGTGCGCGGCCGCCATGCAGTACAGTGACAATACGGCGGCGAATCTTCTGATGAAGATCCTGGGCGGACCTGGCGCGGTGACGGCGTATGCGCGTTCGATCGGCGATACGCAGTTCCGCCTGGATCGATGGGAGACGGAACTGAACACTGCGTTGCCGGGCGATCCGCGTGATACCTCGAACCCTGCGGCGATGGGGCACAGCTTGCAAAAGCTGGCCTTGGGCGACGGACTGCCGGAGGCGCAGCGTGCAAAGCTGGTGGAGTGGCTGCAAGGCAATACCACCGGGGACAAAAGGATCCGGGCGGCAGTGCCCCCCGGCTGGAAGGTGGGCGACAAGACTGGGTCAGGGGACTACGGCACGGCCAATGACATTGCAATCCTCTGGCCACCGGGACGCAAGCCGATTGTGCTCGCAATTTATCACACGCAAAAGGCGGCGGATGCGAAGTGGCAGAATGAGGTGGTCGCCGCGGCGGCTCGTGTGGTGCTGGAGGCCTTCGGTATGCTGCCCGTCAAAGGGTGA
- a CDS encoding FAD:protein FMN transferase, producing the protein MMTGLRRAISFVAAGVLAFVWGCVAHAEEAAALKRYHYSRPQMGSVFSITVYAADEARAEAAVEAAYKRVEEINAAASDYLPESELSRLNRALPGQAVKVSGDLFTLLARSAETSRRTEGAFDVTSAYAVQQWRRAKRRKQLPDEADTRRAVAMADWHKLQLDSGNGTVTKLAENVLIDLGGIGKGYAADAALKVLRDRGLNRAVVAASGDLAFGDPPPGKAGWDVALRTFESAEDADRYEHVTLSNCGCSTSGDLHQFLELGGRRYSHIVDPKTGLGLTDRIACSVVAPDSTTADAYATAFCVMGVAKTEAFGETNPELQMHVRMTWQSDQGGGFKTHLMNWGQWPAKDAPQQGD; encoded by the coding sequence ATGATGACGGGTTTGCGCAGAGCGATTTCCTTCGTGGCAGCAGGGGTGCTGGCATTTGTGTGGGGCTGTGTAGCGCATGCTGAAGAAGCAGCTGCACTGAAACGGTACCACTATTCCCGCCCCCAAATGGGCTCCGTCTTCTCCATCACGGTTTACGCTGCAGATGAGGCAAGGGCTGAAGCGGCGGTGGAGGCAGCTTACAAAAGGGTGGAGGAGATCAATGCTGCGGCCTCGGACTATCTTCCGGAAAGTGAGCTGAGCCGGCTGAATCGGGCTCTCCCCGGACAGGCTGTGAAGGTCAGTGGTGATCTGTTCACCCTGCTGGCCCGTTCGGCTGAGACCTCGCGACGGACGGAGGGCGCATTCGATGTGACATCGGCGTACGCCGTGCAGCAGTGGCGTCGCGCGAAGCGGAGGAAACAACTGCCGGATGAGGCGGACACGCGCAGGGCGGTGGCCATGGCGGACTGGCACAAGTTGCAGCTTGATTCCGGGAACGGGACCGTCACGAAGCTTGCCGAGAACGTGCTGATCGATCTAGGAGGGATCGGCAAGGGGTATGCGGCAGATGCTGCGCTGAAAGTGTTGCGAGATCGCGGCCTGAACCGGGCTGTCGTTGCGGCGAGCGGGGACCTCGCTTTTGGTGATCCGCCCCCCGGGAAAGCAGGGTGGGATGTGGCACTCCGCACTTTTGAAAGCGCGGAGGATGCGGATCGGTACGAGCATGTGACCCTGAGCAACTGCGGCTGCTCCACCTCAGGAGATCTGCATCAATTCCTTGAACTCGGCGGCAGACGGTACTCTCACATCGTTGACCCGAAGACGGGCCTGGGGCTGACTGATCGCATCGCCTGCAGTGTGGTGGCACCCGATTCTACCACGGCGGATGCGTATGCCACCGCCTTCTGTGTCATGGGAGTGGCAAAGACGGAAGCGTTTGGGGAAACGAATCCGGAACTCCAGATGCACGTGCGGATGACGTGGCAGTCGGATCAGGGGGGTGGGTTCAAGACCCATCTGATGAACTGGGGGCAATGGCCCGCCAAGGATGCTCCCCAGCAGGGAGACTGA
- a CDS encoding prepilin-type N-terminal cleavage/methylation domain-containing protein: MKIRTVSRHLNRHLAGGFTLIELLVVIAIIALLAALTLGGFQYAQQAAGRNKTTASLAAIKSGLEQYKEKFGEYPAVPAGMATETGTYGGLTVKRAAAAMLYQALSGDGNTYIQLSGAAGVESDGEVSADEVPNSINSNLPPQMIFSGGMSRGTPGSRYLIDGFGRPFQYTKGGEATAVNPTYDIWSFGHSDSSGTPTDDLNTKKSATATATWIKNW, from the coding sequence ATGAAAATTCGCACCGTTTCCCGTCATTTGAACCGCCATTTAGCAGGCGGCTTCACGCTTATTGAACTCCTGGTGGTGATTGCCATCATTGCACTGCTGGCAGCGCTCACCCTGGGCGGCTTCCAGTACGCCCAGCAGGCCGCGGGCCGCAACAAAACGACCGCCTCCCTCGCGGCCATCAAGTCCGGTTTGGAACAATACAAGGAAAAGTTCGGTGAGTATCCTGCAGTGCCAGCAGGGATGGCTACTGAAACGGGCACCTATGGCGGATTGACGGTGAAGCGCGCCGCAGCGGCCATGCTCTATCAGGCTCTCAGTGGTGATGGCAATACCTACATTCAGTTGAGCGGAGCGGCAGGGGTGGAGTCTGACGGGGAGGTGTCGGCCGATGAAGTGCCGAATTCTATCAACAGCAATCTGCCTCCTCAAATGATCTTCTCCGGCGGGATGAGCAGAGGAACCCCGGGCAGTCGCTATTTGATTGACGGTTTTGGTCGGCCCTTCCAGTACACCAAAGGTGGCGAGGCTACTGCTGTGAACCCCACCTATGACATCTGGTCCTTTGGCCACTCAGATAGCTCTGGTACCCCCACTGACGATCTGAATACCAAGAAGAGCGCCACGGCAACGGCCACCTGGATCAAAAACTGGTAA
- a CDS encoding ubiquinone/menaquinone biosynthesis methyltransferase: MQPASSDSAPKKGQDASFVRKAFASIASRYVLTNHVLSLGIDVLWRWRTGRDVAACEPRQVVDLATGSGDLAAEVQSRCPEATVLGVDFSQPMLMEARKRGLTQLVVGDGMNLPLQDACADVVTVAFGLRNMASWPDALREMSRILRPGGHLFVLDFSLPESRVIRTGHLFYLRHVMPRVAGWLTGERAAYEYLCGTIEAFPSGEKMNAMICENGFVKSDASALSFGIASLYHARKAG, translated from the coding sequence ATGCAGCCAGCCTCAAGCGACAGCGCCCCAAAAAAAGGGCAAGATGCCAGCTTCGTCCGGAAGGCGTTCGCTTCCATTGCCAGCCGTTATGTGCTGACGAATCATGTGTTGAGTCTCGGCATTGATGTGCTCTGGCGATGGCGCACGGGTCGGGATGTTGCTGCCTGCGAGCCGAGACAGGTGGTGGATCTGGCCACTGGCAGTGGAGATCTTGCTGCGGAGGTTCAGAGCCGCTGCCCTGAGGCGACGGTGCTGGGGGTGGATTTCTCCCAGCCCATGTTGATGGAGGCCCGGAAACGTGGGCTGACTCAGCTGGTCGTGGGGGATGGCATGAACCTGCCTCTTCAGGATGCCTGTGCTGATGTGGTGACCGTCGCCTTTGGCTTGCGCAACATGGCTTCATGGCCGGATGCGCTGAGGGAGATGTCACGCATTCTTCGCCCTGGTGGTCATTTGTTCGTATTGGATTTCTCCCTGCCGGAATCAAGAGTGATTCGGACGGGGCACCTCTTCTATCTCCGCCACGTGATGCCTCGTGTGGCGGGATGGTTGACAGGTGAACGGGCGGCATACGAGTACTTGTGCGGTACCATTGAGGCCTTCCCCAGTGGTGAGAAGATGAACGCCATGATCTGCGAGAATGGATTCGTGAAGAGCGATGCCTCCGCGCTCAGTTTTGGCATCGCTTCGCTATATCACGCTCGGAAAGCTGGCTAG
- a CDS encoding SUMF1/EgtB/PvdO family nonheme iron enzyme, whose amino-acid sequence MRPTSLLAIASILPFGGASVFAEAAAKIEKPDFKQHVKPILEAACVHCHNDKSDKGGLNVTTLELTVKGGDNGTALVPGDPAKSPLYTTTVLAADEDAVMPPKKEGLLAPEQAEILKLWVQQGANWPKEVKLEQTVRVNFEKHIQPILEENCLSCHNADKAKGDLNLATKKDAFTTGENAPTIIAFNSAKSSVYSLASLPADHDDLMPPAKSGGPLKKEQLDLLRGWIDQGAVWPEGVTLKAKEKKAPTGDTLDNMELAKKIHDFIVQTSKEKAEGEMKAYDSKVPKTGIGYKMAAIQGGEFLMGSPESEQGRKDDEGPQVKVKVKPFWMGVHEVTWDEYLPFMITDVGRNKNGSKQKPNPADGIADVISQPTTPYTEMSFGMGTDGYPAICMTQHAANKYCQWLSAQTGHFYRLPTEQEWEYAARAGTTTPFYWGNDAGQAKEYEWYYDNAPNFQYSQVGKKKPNPWGLYDILGNVCEWTIDQYQPDYYKNLAALGDKSVGFYVKSTKPYPQTARGGSYDDDAIGLRAAVRRGSNPDWKQQDPQLPKSIWYLTDAKFLGFRIVRPLEIPSAEEMFHYWNNGVEKE is encoded by the coding sequence ATGCGACCGACATCCCTACTTGCCATCGCTTCCATCCTTCCTTTTGGGGGGGCTTCAGTGTTCGCTGAAGCGGCCGCCAAGATTGAGAAACCTGATTTCAAGCAACATGTGAAGCCGATCCTTGAGGCGGCTTGTGTGCACTGTCACAACGACAAGTCCGACAAGGGCGGACTGAATGTGACGACGCTGGAACTGACCGTGAAAGGTGGCGACAATGGGACGGCTCTGGTGCCGGGCGATCCTGCCAAGAGCCCTCTTTACACCACGACCGTGCTGGCGGCTGATGAGGATGCTGTCATGCCCCCCAAGAAGGAAGGTTTGCTGGCTCCTGAGCAAGCAGAAATCCTGAAGCTCTGGGTGCAGCAGGGAGCGAACTGGCCCAAGGAAGTGAAGCTGGAGCAGACGGTACGCGTGAACTTTGAGAAGCACATCCAGCCCATTCTCGAGGAAAACTGTCTCTCCTGCCACAATGCGGACAAGGCCAAGGGTGACCTGAACCTGGCGACGAAGAAGGACGCCTTCACCACCGGCGAGAATGCGCCGACGATCATTGCTTTCAACTCTGCCAAGAGCTCCGTGTACTCCCTGGCCTCGCTGCCGGCGGATCACGATGACCTCATGCCGCCGGCCAAAAGTGGTGGCCCTCTTAAAAAGGAGCAACTCGACCTGTTGCGCGGCTGGATCGACCAGGGGGCAGTATGGCCAGAGGGCGTAACGCTGAAGGCCAAGGAGAAGAAAGCCCCGACCGGCGACACGCTGGACAACATGGAGCTGGCGAAGAAGATCCACGATTTCATCGTGCAGACTTCCAAGGAGAAAGCCGAAGGGGAGATGAAAGCCTACGACAGCAAGGTGCCCAAGACCGGCATCGGCTACAAGATGGCTGCGATCCAAGGGGGGGAGTTCCTCATGGGCAGCCCGGAATCTGAACAGGGCCGCAAGGACGATGAAGGGCCGCAGGTGAAGGTGAAGGTGAAACCCTTCTGGATGGGCGTGCACGAAGTGACCTGGGACGAGTACCTGCCCTTCATGATCACGGATGTGGGCCGCAACAAGAACGGCTCCAAACAGAAGCCGAACCCGGCGGACGGGATTGCGGACGTTATTTCCCAGCCCACGACTCCCTATACTGAGATGAGCTTCGGCATGGGGACGGATGGCTATCCTGCCATCTGCATGACGCAGCACGCGGCCAACAAATACTGCCAGTGGCTGAGTGCCCAGACGGGCCACTTCTACCGCCTGCCGACAGAGCAGGAGTGGGAATACGCCGCCCGGGCCGGCACCACGACCCCGTTCTACTGGGGTAACGATGCTGGCCAGGCCAAGGAGTACGAGTGGTACTACGACAACGCGCCGAACTTCCAGTACTCCCAAGTGGGCAAGAAGAAGCCCAACCCTTGGGGCCTCTATGACATCCTGGGCAACGTGTGCGAATGGACGATCGACCAGTATCAGCCCGACTATTACAAGAACCTTGCAGCTCTGGGTGACAAGTCGGTGGGCTTCTACGTGAAGTCCACGAAGCCCTATCCCCAGACGGCTCGTGGAGGGTCCTATGACGATGACGCGATCGGACTCCGCGCCGCGGTGCGTCGTGGTTCCAACCCCGACTGGAAACAGCAGGATCCGCAGCTGCCCAAGAGCATCTGGTACCTCACGGATGCCAAGTTCCTCGGCTTCCGCATTGTGCGCCCTCTGGAGATCCCCAGTGCCGAGGAAATGTTCCACTACTGGAACAACGGCGTGGAGAAAGAGTAG